A genomic stretch from Thermodesulfobacteriota bacterium includes:
- a CDS encoding response regulator, protein MTDCVLLPPAAGPSGFTVLAADDDEAVLDLLARILTRAGHGVLLARDGAEALRLFEEHRPDVTLLDIFMPRVTGLEALRRIRASWGDAEVVLVTGMAHTDLVIQALRHGASNFVEKPFRPSALLDQLEWSLLRRGLQREQACLACELAAVDERPGSR, encoded by the coding sequence GTGACCGACTGCGTCCTCCTCCCGCCCGCCGCCGGGCCGAGCGGCTTCACCGTGCTCGCCGCCGACGACGACGAGGCCGTGCTGGACCTCCTCGCCCGCATCCTGACCCGGGCAGGCCACGGCGTGCTCCTGGCCCGCGACGGGGCCGAGGCCCTGCGGCTCTTCGAGGAGCACCGCCCGGACGTGACCCTGCTCGACATCTTCATGCCGCGGGTGACGGGTCTGGAGGCCCTGCGCCGCATCCGGGCCTCCTGGGGGGACGCGGAGGTGGTGCTCGTCACCGGCATGGCCCACACCGACCTGGTGATCCAGGCCCTGCGCCACGGGGCTTCGAACTTCGTGGAGAAGCCCTTTCGCCCCTCGGCGTTGCTCGACCAGCTCGAGTGGTCTCTGCTGCGGCGCGGTCTCCAGCGCGAACAGGCCTGCCTGGCGTGCGAGCTGGCCGCGGTGGACGAGAGGCCCGGATCGCGATGA